From the genome of Borreliella afzelii:
AAATTATTTCAAAAACATTGTTGCTACCAAGGATTGGCATTGTAAAAATCATGTAAGCTTTTTGAGTAATAAAAACGGGGGCATTTGGCCAAACCATTGTGTCCAAAATACTTGGGGATCAGAGTTCCCTAGCAGTCTAAATACAAGAAAAATAGAAAAAGTTTTTTTAAAAGGCAAAAATCAATATTATGATAGTTATAGTGGATTTTATGATGATTGCATCAAAACAAAAGAAACTGGTTTAAATCTTTATCTAAAAAACAATTCAATCAATATATTATTCATAGCAGGATTGGCATTAGATTTTTGCGTAAAAGAAACAATACTTGATGCAATCAACTTAGGATTTCAAGTTTATCTAATAATAGATGCTACAAGAAGCATAACACCTACTCCAGAATTAATAATTAGGGAACTTAAAAAGTTTAATGTATTAACTTGTTTTTCTAAAGACATCTTAAACAGCCAAAATAAGCTTAATCTACAAAAGATCACTAAATAACTTTTAATTAGAAAAGTACTATTTCTAATTAAAAGATCATAAAAATAGCTTCCTGCTTCATTCAATGATAGTTTTTCAGAATATCTAAAAATATTATTTATATTAACTTTAAGCAGCTTTTTCATTCGTTTTTATTTTTTTTGTAATAACAATTTTAAGATTTACGGCTGAATTTATACCTCTATCATATAAAAGCTCAGCAATCAACAAAAATCACCTCAATATTACTCTCAACTTTAAGCCTACATTATCATAATCACAAAAGTTACACAACCTACTTAATAAAAAATATTTTTCTACTTTATAGAATATAAAATTAAAT
Proteins encoded in this window:
- a CDS encoding isochorismatase family protein, coding for MPKEDFIFKITENSALILIDIQNDFLESGALPVPNSNEIIPLINQLQNYFKNIVATKDWHCKNHVSFLSNKNGGIWPNHCVQNTWGSEFPSSLNTRKIEKVFLKGKNQYYDSYSGFYDDCIKTKETGLNLYLKNNSINILFIAGLALDFCVKETILDAINLGFQVYLIIDATRSITPTPELIIRELKKFNVLTCFSKDILNSQNKLNLQKITK